One region of Mycobacterium riyadhense genomic DNA includes:
- a CDS encoding PE family protein translates to MDSMSHDPAAGDIGSQLVDIGSQGLSAGSTAAMSVLSGLVPAGAEEVSAQAVLAFAQEAASMLASNTAAQEELMRTGTALSDIARMYGDADDNAAGAVAFSGSAITRSAGAGGSGVGRGVLGAGSLAAQAEAVARTPVVSQVVEASSSPVASAAANAGSSAMGGAAPLGSGMGAGAPAGGAAKPGLVSATEPEEDDQQRQDGSELQPGERLT, encoded by the coding sequence ATGGATTCGATGTCCCACGACCCGGCCGCGGGCGACATTGGTTCGCAATTGGTCGACATTGGGAGCCAGGGTTTAAGTGCTGGTTCGACGGCGGCGATGTCGGTGTTGAGCGGGTTGGTTCCGGCCGGTGCCGAAGAGGTGTCTGCGCAGGCGGTGCTGGCGTTTGCGCAGGAGGCCGCGTCGATGTTGGCGTCGAATACCGCGGCGCAAGAGGAGTTGATGCGCACCGGTACGGCGTTGAGTGATATCGCGCGGATGTATGGCGATGCCGATGACAATGCCGCGGGGGCGGTGGCGTTTAGTGGGTCGGCGATTACCCGGTCTGCAGGGGCCGGGGGGTCGGGTGTTGGTCGTGGTGTGTTGGGGGCGGGGTCGTTGGCTGCCCAGGCCGAGGCGGTGGCGCGCACGCCGGTGGTCTCGCAGGTGGTCGAGGCGTCGTCGTCGCCGGTGGCGTCGGCGGCTGCCAATGCCGGTTCGTCGGCGATGGGTGGTGCGGCTCCGTTGGGCAGCGGGATGGGTGCGGGGGCCCCGGCAGGCGGTGCCGCCAAACCGGGGTTGGTCTCGGCTACCGAACCCGAGGAGGACGACCAACAGCGCCAAGACGGCAGCGAGCTACAACCGGGCGAACGCCTGACCTAA
- a CDS encoding PE domain-containing protein, which translates to MSFQPVVADIGEQVVNIGTNALEQAAKASMSMIGLAPAGADEVSAQAAMAFHEEAAALLALNQAAQQELMRTGSAFTQIAQTYTEIDEAAASLVFGSFPMPSVTK; encoded by the coding sequence ATGTCATTTCAACCAGTCGTCGCCGACATTGGCGAACAAGTCGTCAACATCGGTACCAACGCGCTAGAGCAGGCCGCGAAGGCGTCGATGTCGATGATCGGACTCGCCCCCGCCGGGGCCGACGAGGTCTCGGCGCAGGCAGCAATGGCGTTTCACGAAGAGGCCGCCGCGCTGCTGGCGCTAAACCAGGCGGCCCAGCAAGAGCTCATGCGGACCGGCTCGGCGTTCACCCAGATTGCGCAAACCTATACCGAGATCGACGAGGCCGCCGCCAGCTTAGTATTCGGCTCCTTTCCAATGCCCAGCGTCACGAAATGA
- a CDS encoding response regulator — MGGADLTVLVVDDDFRVANLHAGIINAMPGFTVAATANTLAAARAAEPVDLALVDVYLPDGSGIDFVRELRGDAMVLTAATEADTIRAALAAGAVSYLVKPFATTDLAARLSGYARYRKILAGPNLGAGDVDAALDALRPRIAPVQSSATAASPTKQLVLQALQASEAAMSAAEVSATIGISRATAQRYLAALANTGEVSVGLRYGTTGRPEQEFVARDIGAHRSNRDANR, encoded by the coding sequence ATGGGCGGCGCAGACCTGACCGTGCTGGTGGTCGACGACGACTTCCGCGTCGCCAATTTGCACGCCGGAATCATCAATGCCATGCCCGGTTTTACGGTCGCCGCTACCGCGAATACCCTCGCGGCCGCGCGAGCGGCCGAGCCCGTCGACCTTGCCCTGGTCGACGTATACCTCCCCGACGGATCCGGAATCGACTTCGTACGCGAACTGCGCGGTGACGCTATGGTGCTGACCGCCGCAACCGAGGCCGACACGATCCGCGCTGCCTTGGCGGCCGGCGCCGTGAGCTACCTGGTCAAACCGTTCGCCACCACCGACCTGGCCGCCCGGTTGTCGGGCTACGCCCGCTACCGCAAGATCCTGGCCGGCCCAAATCTCGGTGCGGGCGACGTAGACGCGGCACTGGATGCGTTGCGCCCCAGAATCGCTCCCGTTCAGTCGTCGGCGACCGCGGCCTCGCCCACCAAACAGCTTGTGCTGCAGGCTTTGCAAGCATCTGAGGCGGCAATGTCGGCGGCGGAGGTGTCCGCGACCATCGGCATATCAAGGGCGACAGCCCAACGCTACCTCGCGGCGTTGGCCAACACCGGTGAGGTCAGCGTGGGGCTGCGCTACGGCACCACCGGCAGGCCTGAGCAAGAATTCGTAGCCAGGGACATCGGGGCCCACCGATCCAACCGAGATGCCAACCGTTGA
- a CDS encoding sensor histidine kinase, with amino-acid sequence MASKGRIDLRLASRVLLLQLVLVTLTLVVAFGLFAQFNRHRLDLQYGDHALDIARVVASSPTVLNNISRYDDSALILSPELVDELATGPLQSVASRVEQRTHVQFVVIANTHGIRLAHPHRSELGRTVSTDPAEALAGHEQVVHQSGTLGRSIVAKVPVLEPGSDRVLGMVSVGISTKAFDVQFSHNLRVLAPLGGAALLIGVGGAVVLARRWRGLTLGLRPAEMAELVRTQAAVLHGIDEGVLAADTTGSITLVNDEACRLLKIGNERGRRVDDVGLTPRVLDVFKAADAAPTLATVGERIVVVSARPVARDGRELGTVLVVRDRTDIESLTRQLDAVQVMSTALRAQRHEFANRLHLLNGLLHGGHVEEGLQYLEELLGSGPLGSSLAGIDSIRDTHLQAFLAAKAAAAREAGVTLKIGENTWVSGRLELPVDVTTVVGNLVDNGIDAARISANATKEVEVELLQDGSTLHVTVADSGDGVGPDFVEQLFTEGRTTKPDSGIPGGRGIGLALSRQISRSLGGDLWLSSPGNPDAQLGLSGAEFIARLPGVMAEEERWAAQT; translated from the coding sequence ATGGCCTCCAAGGGTCGCATCGACTTGCGGCTCGCCAGCCGGGTATTGCTGCTGCAACTTGTGCTCGTGACGCTGACGCTGGTCGTCGCGTTTGGGCTGTTTGCGCAGTTCAATCGACACCGGCTGGACCTTCAGTACGGCGATCATGCGTTGGATATCGCTCGCGTTGTGGCCTCCTCCCCAACGGTTCTTAACAACATCTCGCGCTACGACGACAGTGCGCTGATCCTCAGCCCCGAGTTGGTCGACGAATTGGCGACCGGTCCGCTGCAAAGCGTCGCCTCACGGGTTGAGCAGCGCACCCATGTGCAATTCGTCGTCATCGCCAACACACACGGCATCAGGCTCGCGCATCCCCATCGCAGCGAGCTGGGTCGCACGGTCAGTACCGATCCCGCCGAGGCGCTTGCCGGACACGAGCAGGTGGTCCATCAATCCGGCACCCTCGGGCGCTCGATTGTCGCCAAAGTGCCAGTCCTGGAACCGGGTTCGGATCGTGTGCTGGGGATGGTCAGCGTTGGCATCTCCACGAAAGCCTTTGACGTACAGTTTTCGCACAATCTTCGAGTCTTGGCCCCGCTTGGCGGCGCGGCCCTGCTCATCGGCGTCGGCGGCGCTGTGGTGCTGGCCCGGCGCTGGCGGGGACTCACCCTGGGTCTGCGGCCCGCCGAAATGGCAGAGCTGGTACGAACGCAGGCGGCGGTGCTGCACGGGATTGACGAGGGTGTGCTTGCAGCCGATACGACCGGGAGCATCACCCTCGTCAACGACGAGGCGTGTCGGCTGCTCAAGATCGGCAACGAACGGGGGCGCCGCGTTGACGACGTCGGGTTGACCCCGCGAGTCCTCGACGTGTTCAAGGCCGCCGACGCAGCGCCCACGTTGGCCACCGTCGGTGAGCGGATCGTGGTGGTCTCGGCGCGACCGGTCGCCCGCGACGGGCGGGAGTTGGGAACCGTACTGGTGGTGCGGGATCGAACCGATATCGAGTCGTTGACGCGGCAGCTGGACGCCGTGCAGGTGATGAGCACGGCGCTGCGCGCACAGCGCCATGAGTTCGCCAACCGTCTGCATCTGTTGAATGGGCTGTTGCACGGCGGTCACGTCGAGGAGGGGTTGCAGTATCTGGAGGAGCTCCTCGGTTCGGGTCCGTTGGGATCTTCCCTCGCGGGAATTGACTCCATCCGTGACACCCACTTGCAGGCATTCCTGGCGGCTAAGGCCGCTGCCGCCCGCGAAGCCGGCGTGACCCTGAAAATCGGGGAGAACACCTGGGTGTCTGGCCGGCTGGAACTGCCGGTGGACGTCACTACCGTGGTGGGCAACTTGGTCGACAACGGGATCGATGCCGCCCGAATAAGCGCCAACGCGACCAAAGAAGTGGAAGTCGAACTGCTGCAAGACGGTTCGACACTGCATGTGACGGTAGCCGACAGCGGCGACGGCGTGGGGCCCGACTTCGTCGAGCAACTATTCACCGAAGGCAGGACGACAAAGCCGGACTCCGGGATACCCGGCGGGCGCGGCATTGGGCTTGCGCTGTCGCGCCAGATCAGCCGTTCCCTCGGTGGCGACCTCTGGCTGTCGAGCCCTGGCAATCCCGACGCACAGCTCGGACTATCCGGTGCGGAATTCATTGCCCGGCTGCCGGGCGTGATGGCAGAGGAGGAGCGATGGGCGGCGCAGACCTGA
- a CDS encoding PE family protein — MFVLVAPEIVATAAADVARIGSSLRSANAAAVAPTTAVLAAGADEVSVALASLFSGHGQAYQQLSAQATAFHDHFVQALNSTSATYAAAEATNASPMQQLLNVINAPTEALVGRPLIGNGADAAPGSGANGGAGGMLLGNGGTGGSGAAGQAGGAGGAAGLIGNGGAGGAGGAGANGGTGGSGGWLYGNGGNGGNGGNATSVTTTGGGGGAGGDAGLWGAGGHGGAGGAGMTGADAVNPPPATDPNLNGAAGSSNQVNKAGTVLGGKGGPGQPGSAGINGGSGGSGGNADATRADGATLASGAQAGNGGDGGDGGAGGANGGDGGAAGYARTSHNVAAAGWGGHAGDGGGGLDGHGGSAGGAGGNGGRGGLLVGNGGDGGIGGVGGYGGSASGGGAGGAGGGHNPVDSSSTLAAYSSIDDAFGGNGGSGGAGGAGGQGGLGAAGGAGGNGGAGGLLAGNGGVGGHGGAGGAGGAGGLGGNGGDGAAGGSAGAPNGSATGGIGGDGGDAGNGGDGGDGGAGGHGGAGGRGGLLGKHGASGIGGNGGVGGDGGARGDAGSGGVAGLGLGAAFHNGSAGPDGNPGFDGTDGTAGNPG, encoded by the coding sequence ATGTTCGTGTTGGTCGCCCCGGAGATCGTGGCGACGGCAGCGGCGGATGTAGCGCGGATCGGTTCGTCACTGCGTTCGGCAAACGCGGCGGCAGTTGCCCCGACCACGGCAGTATTGGCCGCAGGCGCCGACGAGGTGTCGGTAGCGCTGGCGTCGCTCTTCTCCGGGCACGGCCAGGCGTATCAGCAGCTAAGCGCTCAGGCGACGGCGTTTCACGACCATTTCGTCCAGGCCCTCAATTCGACTTCGGCGACCTATGCAGCCGCCGAGGCCACCAACGCATCGCCAATGCAGCAGCTACTCAACGTGATCAACGCGCCGACCGAGGCACTCGTGGGTCGCCCGCTAATCGGCAATGGGGCCGACGCGGCGCCGGGCTCCGGCGCAAATGGCGGGGCTGGCGGGATGCTGTTGGGCAATGGCGGTACCGGCGGGTCCGGCGCTGCCGGCCAGGCCGGCGGTGCCGGCGGCGCGGCCGGGCTGATCGGCAACGGTGGTGCGGGCGGGGCCGGCGGCGCCGGCGCGAACGGCGGGACCGGCGGGAGCGGCGGCTGGCTGTACGGTAACGGCGGCAACGGCGGTAACGGCGGTAACGCGACGTCGGTCACCACCACCGGTGGCGGCGGGGGCGCCGGCGGCGATGCCGGGCTGTGGGGCGCAGGCGGTCATGGGGGCGCCGGCGGCGCCGGGATGACCGGAGCGGACGCAGTCAACCCCCCACCCGCAACCGACCCAAACCTGAATGGCGCAGCAGGTAGCAGCAATCAAGTCAACAAGGCCGGCACCGTCCTCGGCGGGAAGGGCGGTCCAGGGCAACCCGGCAGCGCGGGCATCAACGGCGGTAGCGGCGGTAGTGGTGGCAACGCCGACGCCACTCGGGCTGACGGAGCAACATTGGCGTCCGGGGCCCAGGCCGGTAACGGAGGCGACGGCGGTGACGGCGGCGCCGGCGGCGCCAATGGCGGTGACGGCGGCGCGGCCGGCTACGCGCGCACAAGCCACAATGTGGCCGCCGCGGGTTGGGGCGGTCACGCCGGTGACGGTGGCGGCGGCCTGGACGGTCACGGCGGCAGCGCCGGTGGCGCCGGCGGCAATGGCGGGCGCGGCGGGCTGCTGGTCGGTAACGGCGGTGACGGCGGCATCGGCGGCGTCGGCGGCTATGGCGGCAGCGCTTCGGGCGGCGGTGCCGGCGGGGCAGGCGGTGGCCACAACCCGGTCGATTCGTCGTCCACGCTCGCGGCATACAGCTCCATCGACGACGCCTTCGGCGGCAATGGCGGATCCGGCGGGGCTGGCGGCGCCGGCGGGCAAGGTGGTCTGGGAGCCGCCGGAGGCGCGGGCGGTAACGGCGGTGCTGGTGGGCTGCTGGCCGGCAACGGGGGCGTCGGCGGACACGGCGGCGCCGGTGGGGCTGGCGGCGCCGGTGGCCTGGGCGGCAACGGGGGCGACGGTGCCGCGGGTGGTAGCGCGGGTGCCCCCAATGGGTCGGCTACCGGCGGTATCGGCGGCGACGGTGGCGACGCCGGCAACGGCGGCGACGGCGGCGACGGCGGTGCCGGTGGTCACGGTGGCGCCGGCGGACGCGGCGGCCTGCTCGGCAAGCATGGCGCGTCAGGCATCGGCGGTAACGGCGGTGTCGGCGGCGACGGCGGCGCGCGCGGCGACGCGGGTAGTGGAGGCGTCGCCGGCTTGGGCTTGGGGGCAGCATTCCATAACGGCTCTGCCGGTCCCGACGGAAACCCGGGCTTCGACGGGACCGATGGGACTGCCGGCAACCCCGGTTGA
- a CDS encoding NAD-dependent epimerase/dehydratase family protein has product MRASKILITGVTGQVAAPIAMALASDNEVWGIARFTDAAARASLEQAGVRCQSVNLTAGDFSSIPSDFDYVLNLAVAKSGNWDKDLGANAESVGLLMAHCCADSVLKAFLHCSSAAVYDPPGDEPRTERAALGDNHKVLFPTYSISKIAGEAVARSMARALEVPATIARLNVPYGNNGGWPYFHMEMMLAGIAIPVPPGGPARYNPIHEDDIIATIPKLLAAASVPATTVNWAGDQIVSIQDWCSYIGTLVGREPVFDESQQALRGNPVDVTRLHELIGGGTTVDWRDGIRRMVAKFHPELVSA; this is encoded by the coding sequence ATGCGCGCCTCGAAGATTCTGATCACCGGGGTCACCGGCCAGGTCGCCGCTCCCATAGCCATGGCCCTGGCATCCGACAACGAGGTCTGGGGTATTGCCCGCTTCACCGACGCCGCCGCTCGTGCCAGCCTCGAGCAAGCGGGCGTTCGGTGCCAGTCGGTGAACCTGACCGCCGGCGACTTCAGCTCGATCCCTTCGGATTTCGACTACGTCCTCAACTTGGCGGTGGCCAAGAGCGGCAACTGGGACAAGGATCTGGGCGCCAATGCCGAGTCGGTTGGTTTGTTGATGGCCCACTGCTGCGCCGACTCTGTCTTGAAGGCGTTTCTGCATTGCTCGTCGGCGGCCGTCTACGACCCGCCCGGCGACGAACCGCGGACCGAGCGTGCCGCTTTAGGCGACAACCACAAGGTGCTGTTCCCCACGTATTCGATTTCCAAGATCGCCGGGGAGGCCGTCGCACGATCGATGGCGCGCGCCCTTGAGGTTCCCGCCACGATCGCTCGGCTCAACGTTCCGTACGGAAACAACGGCGGGTGGCCGTACTTCCATATGGAGATGATGTTGGCCGGGATCGCCATCCCGGTCCCGCCCGGCGGACCGGCGCGCTACAACCCGATCCATGAAGACGACATCATCGCGACCATCCCCAAACTGCTTGCGGCGGCGTCAGTTCCGGCCACCACCGTCAATTGGGCGGGCGACCAGATCGTCAGCATCCAGGATTGGTGTAGTTATATCGGCACGCTGGTCGGCCGCGAGCCGGTATTCGACGAGAGCCAACAAGCGCTGCGTGGCAACCCCGTCGACGTGACCAGGCTGCACGAACTTATCGGCGGCGGAACCACCGTCGACTGGCGGGACGGGATACGCCGCATGGTCGCAAAGTTTCACCCAGAGCTCGTCAGCGCGTGA